The window ATCAGTGGACAGTGGAAACATGGAAAAAGTTACGTCCTCCTTTATTTACTTGTGAAGCAGTTATTGCGGAATCTTGTTTTTTATTGCAAAATGTTCATGGGGGTGAAAATTCTATTTTATCTTTATTGGAAGCATAAGTAATTAAAATACCTTTTAATTTAAGTAAAGAAGTAATAGAAATAAAAAAAATAATGAAACAATATCAATCTGTTCCGATTATTTAAAATATGCTATAATTTTAAAAACTAAATTTGACATGGTAAACCATGAAATTATCAATTGATGACGACATTACAAAAGAAATGCTGACAGAAATAATGGTAGAAATTATTAAAACTAAAAAAGATTTATTTTATGATCTTATCCTAGAAGCATTGGAGGAAATTTCTCTAGCTAATGCTATTAAAGAAGGAAGACAAGATGATTTTGCTTCTGAAGAAAAAATATTTGCTTTATTAGATAGTGAAGATTAATGAAAATCAAATTTGAATCAAGATTTGAAGAAATTAACAAAAATTAATGACACAAAATGGTAAAAATAAGTTAAGCTAAGTAAAGATCATCAAGTTAAATTGTTCGATTTATTTATGAATAGTTTATTATCTGAACAAATTTTACCCCTAACTATTCCCGAAAAGCTTCAATTAATAGAAGAAATTTGGGATAGTGTTGTTATGGATGCTGATCAAATTCCTTTAACTCAATCTCAGAAACAGGAATTAGATCGGCGTTTAGCATCTTATCAAAATTTTGAAAATGAAGGTAAATCTTGGGAAGTCGTTAAGCGAAGAATTATTAAAGATGACATATAAAATTAAAATTTCAGAGGAAGCTGAATTAGATTTAGATGATGCTTATCAGTGGTATGAATCACAAGTTAACCAACTTGGATCAGAGTTGATTCGAGTTGTAGATCAAAATTTAGCTTTAATTCAACAAAATCCTCTCGCTTATCCCATTATTTATAATAATGTACGCCGGAAATTATTGCCAAGATTTCCCTATGGTTTGTTTTATGTAATTCACGATGATATTATTTTTATCTTGGCTTTTTTCCATGTTAAGCGTGATCCTCAACAGTGGAAAAAACGTTTCTAGCGATCGAATCATCTCAAAAAATTACAAGGTTATGATACATTCTATCTTATCTGTTTAGGCAACTATAGGGTAGGGATAGAATTGAGTAAAGATACAATTATTTTTACTAGGTTTTTACATCGGAAAGATATTTATAAATTTTTCCCTTGATTAGCAAAAAATATGTGATTGCCAATCAATAAACATAAAACGCCTTACATATCAAGAATCGATCGCACCCCCAAACTCCTCTACACATCAAAAAGCTAAAATATTCTAATTTAATTGCCAAATTTTAATAGTTTGATCATTACTTGCAGTTGCTAAAACTTGACCATCAGGGCTAAATTCGACACAATTTACATAACCTTTATGTTCTGTTAAATTATATAATATTTCTCCTGTTGATACATCCCAAATTTTAACTGTATTGTCATTACTTCCACTAGCTAATAGTTTACCATCAGGACTAAATGCGATAGAATTAATCGCGTCTTGATGTCCTGATAAGGTTTTTATTAATTGACCATTTTTAGGATTCCAAAATTTAATTAAATTATCCCATCCTCCACTTGCTAAGATGTTTCCTTGGGGGTTAAATGAGATAGTTTTGTTTATAGCAATTCCAACCTTATTATTATAGATTTTAATCCCAAAATAAGCATCTTTCAATAATTCTAAATTCCATGTAGAATCTTTTATTGTTCTAATTAAATTTCCTGTTTTCATATCCCATAAATTAATAAGTCCATCCCTACCTGAACTAGCCATAATTTGACTATCAGGAGTAAATGATAAACATAAAGAATCCAAAAGATAATGACATCCTAAATAATATACTTTTTCTTCTGATTGAATATTCCATATTACAATGTATTTACCATTGTATAATAAATTATCTTGATCCAGAACAAATGTACCTGAAATAACAGTAACAATTAATTTGCCATCAGGACTAATTACAAGAGAATAAACTCCAGATCCTAAATAACCATAATGACCTAATGTTAAAGTTTTTATTTGATTACCTGTATCTGTTTCCAAAATATTAATTTTGTCGCCAAACGCTGTATCTATTGTAGCAATCATTTTTCCATTAGGATGTAGAGCAAAACTATAACCTCCTTCTTTATAAGTAGTAATTAAAGTACCTGTTATCCAATTCCATAGATCAATTCCCGTATAATAAGAAGAACTTGCTAAACTTTTACCGTCAGGATTAAATTCAATCTTATTAGGTCTTTTTTGATATGAATTACTGTTTTTTTTGTCTAAATTAATATCAAAAGTTTGAATACATTTTAAAGAAGGATAAACACCAAAAACATTAAATAACTTATTAAGAATATTTTGCTTAGGTTTATTTACAACACCCACGACGACAGTTTTAACAGGTTGTAAAATCTCTAAAACCTCATCAACAGACTGATATCTCTTACTAACATCAATCTTTAACATCTTATCTAAAATTTGACTTAGATTATTACTAACTTGTATCCCTCTTTGACTTAAAATATCTTGCCATAACCAACATTTTTTCATTGGATTATATAATTGATGAGGAGGTGTTCCTGTTAATAAATGAATACAAGTAGCACCTAAAGCATATAAATCACTGGCAAAATAAGCCTCACCATAGAGTAATTGTTCTTGTGGTGCATAACCCATTGTACCGCCAATTGTACCCACAGCCATGACAGTTTGACTTAAATCTTTTGATAAACCAAAATCAATTAATACTAATAAACCATCTTTTCTCCTCATTATATTTTCTGGCTTAATATCTCGGTGAATTACCCCTTTTTTATGAATAAATTTTAAGACAGGTAAAATATCATGTAAAAATTCATTAATTTCCCATTCAGAAAAACTACCTTTTTGCTTTAATTCTTGTAACAAATCTTCACCATCAATAAATTCTTGAACTAAATATAAAAAACCTTCCTGTTGTGAATGTGCTAGTAAACGAGGAATTTGTGGAGATTCATCTCCTAATTGATCTAAAACCATTGCTTCACGGTTAAATAATTCAGTCGCTTTTTGTAAATTATTAGGATCATTTGCTATATTAGGATGAGGACAAAATTGTTTAATTACACAACGTTTTTTAGTAGGAGTTTTTTCATCTATTGCTAAATAATTTTTCCCTTGTCCTCCACCGCCTAAAAAAGAAATTGGAAGATAACGATTATCTAGTAAAATATTTTTTTGACAAGATAAACATACAATTGTTCCATCAGGATTTTGGGGATTTATACAAAAAGGATTTAAACAGTAGTTTACCATCACTAATTCTACCATTATAAACAAAAACTATTAAACCACAGCAAACTCAGTCAATTTACGAGTTTCAGGATCATGAAAAGCTAAAACAATATCGGATTTAGGTACACCTTCGGCTAATAATTCATTAGCAATACCTTCCTCTGTCCAATCTTCCTCAATATAAATTTTCTCATTTTTAATACGAATATGAACATGAGTATTATTAATTCTCTTTTGATTAACCCAATCTACAGACATCCATAAATAATGATCATGAGTTTCATCAAAAATTAAACAAGTTTCATATTTTTTCTTAGATGAACGATTAGCAAGATAATCATGTTCTGTTAATATTTTTTTAATAGTTTGACGATAATTAGTTAATTTATCCATTGTACTATTTCCTCCTTATCCGTATTAACAACAAGTAAAGCAACTTGATTTAATTTTACTACAGCTTGAATTGATTTTCTTTGAAAAAAAGTGTCATAAATTTC of the Planktothrix sp. FACHB-1365 genome contains:
- a CDS encoding element excision factor XisH family protein, producing MYLAIKDEIYDTFFQRKSIQAVVKLNQVALLVVNTDKEEIVQWIN
- a CDS encoding XisI protein codes for the protein MDKLTNYRQTIKKILTEHDYLANRSSKKKYETCLIFDETHDHYLWMSVDWVNQKRINNTHVHIRIKNEKIYIEEDWTEEGIANELLAEGVPKSDIVLAFHDPETRKLTEFAVV
- a CDS encoding addiction module protein; the protein is MNSLLSEQILPLTIPEKLQLIEEIWDSVVMDADQIPLTQSQKQELDRRLASYQNFENEGKSWEVVKRRIIKDDI
- a CDS encoding serine/threonine-protein kinase, which gives rise to MVELVMVNYCLNPFCINPQNPDGTIVCLSCQKNILLDNRYLPISFLGGGGQGKNYLAIDEKTPTKKRCVIKQFCPHPNIANDPNNLQKATELFNREAMVLDQLGDESPQIPRLLAHSQQEGFLYLVQEFIDGEDLLQELKQKGSFSEWEINEFLHDILPVLKFIHKKGVIHRDIKPENIMRRKDGLLVLIDFGLSKDLSQTVMAVGTIGGTMGYAPQEQLLYGEAYFASDLYALGATCIHLLTGTPPHQLYNPMKKCWLWQDILSQRGIQVSNNLSQILDKMLKIDVSKRYQSVDEVLEILQPVKTVVVGVVNKPKQNILNKLFNVFGVYPSLKCIQTFDINLDKKNSNSYQKRPNKIEFNPDGKSLASSSYYTGIDLWNWITGTLITTYKEGGYSFALHPNGKMIATIDTAFGDKINILETDTGNQIKTLTLGHYGYLGSGVYSLVISPDGKLIVTVISGTFVLDQDNLLYNGKYIVIWNIQSEEKVYYLGCHYLLDSLCLSFTPDSQIMASSGRDGLINLWDMKTGNLIRTIKDSTWNLELLKDAYFGIKIYNNKVGIAINKTISFNPQGNILASGGWDNLIKFWNPKNGQLIKTLSGHQDAINSIAFSPDGKLLASGSNDNTVKIWDVSTGEILYNLTEHKGYVNCVEFSPDGQVLATASNDQTIKIWQLN
- a CDS encoding PIN domain-containing protein, with protein sequence MQSDIIIDTSPLVAFIDKSDNFHQWTVETWKKLRPPLFTCEAVIAESCFLLQNVHGGENSILSLLEA
- a CDS encoding type II toxin-antitoxin system RelE/ParE family toxin; translated protein: MTYKIKISEEAELDLDDAYQWYESQVNQLGSELIRVVDQNLALIQQNPLAYPIIYNNVRRKLLPRFPYGLFYVIHDDIIFILAFFHVKRDPQQWKKRF